From Streptomyces sp. TLI_235, a single genomic window includes:
- a CDS encoding enolase has protein sequence MPSIDVVVAREILDSRGNPTVEVEVGLDDGSTGRAAVPSGASTGAFEALELRDGDKNRYFGKGVEKAVLAVIEQIGPELVGYDATEQRLIDQAMLDLDATPDKSSLGANAILGVSLAVAHAASEASDLPLFRYLGGPNAHVLPVPMMNILNGGSHADSNVDIQEFMIAPIGAESFSEAVRWGVEVYHTLKGVLKERGLSTGLGDEGGFAPNLDSNREALDLIVEAIKKAGYTPGKDVALALDVASSEFHNDGAYTFEGKAISSAELIDYYAELVAAYPLVSIEDPLDESDWDGWKAMTDKLGDKVQLVGDDLFVTNPERLRRGIETGTANALLVKVNQIGSLTETLDAVELAQRNGYRCMMSHRSGETEDVTIADLAVATNCGQIKTGAPARSERVAKYNQLLRIEEILDDAAEYAGRGAFPRYKYEG, from the coding sequence GTGCCGTCCATTGATGTCGTCGTAGCCCGCGAAATCCTCGACTCCCGCGGTAACCCCACGGTCGAGGTCGAGGTCGGCCTCGACGACGGCAGCACCGGTCGTGCCGCTGTTCCGTCCGGTGCCTCCACCGGTGCCTTCGAGGCCCTGGAGCTTCGCGACGGCGACAAGAACCGCTACTTCGGCAAGGGTGTGGAGAAGGCCGTCCTCGCCGTCATCGAGCAGATCGGCCCCGAGCTGGTCGGCTACGACGCCACCGAGCAGCGCCTGATCGACCAGGCCATGCTCGACCTGGACGCCACCCCGGACAAGTCCTCGCTCGGCGCCAACGCGATCCTCGGCGTCTCCCTCGCCGTCGCGCACGCCGCCTCCGAGGCCAGCGACCTGCCGCTGTTCCGCTACCTGGGCGGCCCGAACGCGCACGTCCTGCCCGTCCCGATGATGAACATCCTCAACGGCGGCTCGCACGCGGACTCCAACGTCGACATCCAGGAGTTCATGATCGCCCCGATCGGCGCGGAGTCCTTCTCCGAGGCCGTCCGCTGGGGCGTCGAGGTCTACCACACGCTCAAGGGCGTGCTGAAGGAGCGCGGCCTGTCCACCGGCCTCGGCGACGAGGGCGGCTTCGCGCCGAACCTGGACTCCAACCGCGAGGCCCTCGACCTGATCGTCGAGGCCATCAAGAAGGCCGGCTACACCCCGGGCAAGGACGTCGCGCTCGCCCTGGACGTCGCCTCCTCCGAGTTCCACAACGACGGCGCCTACACCTTCGAGGGCAAGGCGATCTCCTCCGCCGAGCTCATCGACTACTACGCCGAGCTGGTCGCCGCGTACCCGCTGGTCTCCATCGAGGACCCGCTGGACGAGTCCGACTGGGACGGCTGGAAGGCCATGACCGACAAGCTGGGCGACAAGGTCCAGCTGGTCGGCGACGACCTGTTCGTCACCAACCCGGAGCGCCTGCGCCGCGGCATCGAGACCGGCACCGCCAACGCGCTGCTGGTGAAGGTGAACCAGATCGGCTCGCTCACCGAGACCCTGGACGCCGTCGAGCTGGCCCAGCGCAACGGCTACCGCTGCATGATGTCGCACCGCTCCGGCGAGACCGAGGACGTCACCATCGCCGACCTCGCCGTCGCCACCAACTGCGGCCAGATCAAGACCGGCGCCCCGGCCCGCTCCGAGCGCGTCGCCAAGTACAACCAGCTGCTGCGCATCGAGGAGATCCTCGACGACGCCGCCGAGTACGCCGGCCGCGGTGCCTTCCCCCGGTACAAGTACGAGGGCTGA
- a CDS encoding exopolyphosphatase/guanosine-5'-triphosphate,3'-diphosphate pyrophosphatase, whose amino-acid sequence MTATRVAAIDCGTNSIRLLIADLDPATGEITDLDRRMVINRLGQGVDSTGRLHPDALERTFAACREYAEIITAHGVGPERIRFVATSASRDAENAAEFTEGVRGILGVVPEVVSGDEEARLSFTGATKELTGGSLKPPYLVFDLGGGSTEFVLGGEEVQAARSVDIGCVRMTERHFGGAELPTDDQIARAKADILAALDTAAETVPLNEAATLVGLAGTVTTVAGIALDLPEYDSAKIHHARLSVAQVRETAGRLLHATHAERLAIPVMHPGRADVIAAGALVLLEIMERTGAAEVVVSEHDILDGIAWSIAR is encoded by the coding sequence GTGACCGCCACCCGGGTCGCCGCGATCGACTGCGGCACCAACTCGATCCGGCTGCTGATCGCCGACCTCGACCCGGCCACCGGGGAGATCACCGACCTCGACCGCCGGATGGTCATCAACCGGCTCGGCCAGGGCGTCGACTCCACCGGCCGGCTCCACCCGGACGCCCTGGAGCGCACGTTCGCCGCCTGCCGCGAGTACGCGGAGATCATCACGGCGCACGGCGTGGGCCCGGAGCGGATCCGCTTCGTCGCCACCAGCGCCTCCCGGGACGCCGAGAACGCCGCCGAGTTCACCGAGGGCGTGCGCGGCATCCTCGGTGTCGTCCCCGAGGTGGTCAGCGGCGACGAGGAGGCCCGGCTCTCCTTCACCGGTGCCACCAAGGAGCTCACCGGCGGCTCCCTCAAGCCCCCGTACCTGGTCTTCGACCTGGGCGGCGGCTCCACCGAGTTCGTGCTCGGCGGCGAGGAGGTGCAGGCCGCCCGCTCGGTGGACATCGGCTGCGTCCGGATGACCGAGCGGCACTTCGGCGGCGCCGAGCTGCCGACGGACGATCAGATCGCCCGTGCCAAGGCCGACATCCTGGCCGCGCTGGACACCGCCGCCGAGACGGTGCCGCTCAACGAGGCGGCCACCCTGGTCGGCCTGGCCGGCACCGTCACCACGGTGGCCGGTATCGCCCTCGACCTCCCGGAGTACGACTCCGCGAAGATCCACCACGCCCGGCTGAGCGTGGCGCAGGTCCGGGAGACCGCCGGGCGGCTGCTGCACGCCACCCACGCCGAGCGCCTGGCGATCCCGGTGATGCACCCCGGCCGGGCCGACGTCATCGCGGCCGGCGCCCTGGTCCTGCTGGAGATCATGGAGCGCACCGGCGCCGCCGAGGTGGTCGTCAGCGAGCACGACATCCTCGACGGCATCGCCTGGAGTATCGCCCGCTGA
- a CDS encoding NADH dehydrogenase FAD-containing subunit, giving the protein MSTTERPRILIVGGGYVGLYAAMRILKKMRYGEATVTVVDPRSYMTYLPFLPEAAGGNVAPRNLVAPLRSALKKAEVLTGAVTGVDHARKVATIQPAAGDAYELPFDYLVVATGSVSRTFPIPGLAEHGIGMKTVEEAISLRNHVMAQLDKAESTADADIRRKALTFVVVGGGFAGVETIAEIEDMARDAAKIYKTVSRDDMRFILVEAANRILPEMGPDLGLWTKEKLEERNIEIYIETSMDSCVDQHVVLKNGVEADASTIVWTAGVKPNPVLANFGLPLGPRGHVDTAPTLQVQGFDYVWSAGDNAQVPDLAVGEGAWCPPNAQHAVRQALVLADNVVSGMRGFPQKEYKHKNLGAVAGLGLHKGVAILFGKYKLKGRPAWWFHRLYHGSRVPTMNRKVRVFTDWTLAMFLKRETVGLAEMEKPFEAFQEAAGPAKPIPAQAKPAVEKELATSK; this is encoded by the coding sequence ATGAGCACCACGGAGCGTCCTCGCATCCTCATTGTCGGCGGTGGTTACGTCGGCCTGTATGCCGCGATGCGCATCCTCAAGAAGATGCGCTACGGGGAGGCGACCGTCACGGTCGTCGACCCGCGGTCCTACATGACGTACCTGCCCTTCCTTCCCGAGGCGGCCGGCGGCAACGTCGCGCCTCGCAACCTCGTCGCACCGCTGCGCAGCGCCCTCAAGAAGGCGGAGGTGCTCACCGGTGCGGTCACCGGCGTGGACCACGCCCGCAAGGTCGCCACGATCCAGCCCGCGGCCGGCGACGCCTACGAGCTGCCCTTCGACTACCTGGTCGTGGCCACCGGCTCGGTCTCCCGCACCTTCCCGATCCCGGGTCTCGCGGAGCACGGCATCGGCATGAAGACGGTCGAGGAGGCGATCAGCCTCCGCAACCACGTCATGGCGCAGCTCGACAAGGCCGAGTCGACCGCGGACGCGGACATCCGCCGCAAGGCCCTGACCTTCGTGGTCGTGGGCGGCGGGTTCGCCGGTGTCGAGACGATCGCCGAGATCGAGGACATGGCGCGCGACGCGGCGAAGATCTACAAGACCGTCAGCCGCGACGACATGCGCTTCATCCTCGTCGAGGCGGCCAACCGCATCCTCCCCGAGATGGGCCCGGACCTCGGTCTGTGGACCAAGGAGAAGCTCGAAGAGCGCAACATCGAGATCTACATCGAGACCTCGATGGACTCCTGCGTCGACCAGCACGTCGTCCTGAAGAACGGTGTCGAGGCCGACGCCTCCACCATCGTCTGGACGGCCGGCGTCAAGCCGAACCCGGTGCTGGCCAACTTCGGCCTCCCGCTCGGCCCCCGCGGCCACGTGGACACCGCGCCCACCCTCCAGGTGCAGGGCTTCGACTACGTCTGGTCCGCCGGCGACAACGCCCAGGTGCCGGACCTCGCCGTCGGCGAGGGCGCCTGGTGCCCGCCGAACGCCCAGCACGCGGTGCGTCAGGCGCTCGTCCTCGCCGACAACGTGGTCTCCGGCATGCGGGGCTTCCCGCAGAAGGAGTACAAGCACAAGAACCTCGGTGCGGTCGCCGGCCTCGGCCTGCACAAGGGTGTGGCGATCCTCTTCGGCAAGTACAAGCTGAAGGGCCGTCCGGCCTGGTGGTTCCACCGTCTGTACCACGGCAGCCGGGTGCCGACCATGAACCGCAAGGTCCGCGTCTTCACCGACTGGACGCTGGCGATGTTCCTCAAGCGCGAGACCGTCGGCCTCGCCGAGATGGAGAAGCCGTTCGAGGCGTTCCAGGAGGCCGCCGGCCCCGCCAAGCCGATTCCGGCCCAGGCGAAGCCGGCCGTCGAGAAGGAGCTGGCCACCAGCAAGTAA
- a CDS encoding cell division protein FtsB has protein sequence MWKIPGLAGRPRFTSRATVLVLVLCSLVAILAYPTRQFLTQRSEIADQRARAEHARQQVEELRRAKARWQDPEYVKAQARERLHFAMPGETPFVSVDPSAPPGPASAGALPTGPVRAAKPWYTTVLESVDLADSTPAPHEDATP, from the coding sequence ATGTGGAAGATCCCGGGACTGGCGGGGCGGCCACGCTTCACCAGCCGCGCGACCGTGCTCGTGCTCGTCCTGTGCTCGCTGGTGGCGATACTGGCCTACCCCACCCGGCAGTTCCTGACGCAGCGCTCGGAGATCGCCGACCAGCGGGCCCGGGCGGAGCACGCCCGGCAGCAGGTCGAGGAGCTCCGGCGGGCGAAGGCCCGCTGGCAGGACCCGGAGTACGTGAAGGCGCAGGCCCGCGAGCGGCTGCACTTCGCGATGCCCGGTGAGACCCCGTTCGTCTCGGTCGACCCGTCCGCGCCCCCCGGCCCGGCCTCCGCCGGCGCGCTGCCCACCGGCCCGGTCCGGGCGGCCAAGCCCTGGTACACCACCGTCCTCGAATCGGTCGACCTGGCCGACTCGACGCCCGCTCCTCACGAAGACGCCACGCCATGA